The Sulfurimonas aquatica genomic sequence TGTTTTAGTTTATTCATTTGTTCCCTTCGTATTTTAGTCTCTATTTTAATCCCATCTATCTATCATATGCGAATACTCTATATTTAGAAGGGTATTTCGTCTTCATCAAACTCAACTTTATTTCCTAAGTGTTCCTCTAGCTGATTAAATGACTTTTGCAATATTTTATTCTCAAATAAGAAACTATCAGGTAACTTGGTTTTTAAGTGTTCGAGGCCTGCAATTGCCTGAGCATAGTCATTTTCATTAATATGAGCAATAATAGAATTACAAAAATTCATAAAAAAGTTATGAAGAATCTTTTTTTGTTTATAGTCATATTTAGAAGCAGTTTCTATTTGATCAGAACTATATGCAAGCAACTTCTGAAAAATATCTCTAAATTCATAAGATTCCATCGCAGTATATTCAAATTGTTCATTCATTTCTGTTTCAATAACATTTTCTCTTATAAATAACATTAGTCTGTCTTCGCTTAATACAAACTCATTATTGATAATAGAGTTTGTATGATAAGTAGAATTACTAATTACTGTTGCTAAATTAGAAAAATGATTTTTAATTTGATTAATCCGATGTAAATCTTTATTAGATTTAAGACCATTACTTATCGTGTTTACAATATCAATCGCTTTCTTTGCAAATATTCTAGACTCTTTATATTGATTTGAATCTAAGAAATATGAAAAATTAATAAAAAAAGTAATATAAGAATCCCACCAAAGGTCTCTATTATTTGGGTATATCTCTGATACCAGTAAATAATATTTCACATAATTTTGTATAGAACTATTTTCCAGCTTCTGATACTCAAGAATTTTTTCAATCTTAGTATTATAAGTTATCAGCTCTCTAAGATAGCCAGCCATCTGTGTATACATCTCTTCATTTTCTATAAACTTATTAGGTAGTAATCTTATTACATATAAGCTTGCTTGAATAGATTCAGTTATCTGATTATCTAATATAAGTTCTCTAATCTCTTTTTGTACTGTACTAAACTCTTCATCTATAATTTTACGGTTATAAGGAATATTAACCAACTTAAATATTTCGTCTGATGTCATATCCTCAAGTATATTAAATACACCTATTTTAGGTAAGAAGATTTCATCTGTTCCATAACTTAACAATAATACTTCAACCTCAGGTTCAAATGTATAATCACTTGCTAACATACCTGCATCTGAATAAATTGTTTTATCCGCACCATTTTCAAGTAGATATTTAACTTTTGAATAGTTTGATTGCCCCTGCATAATTAGTTTATGATCAAGTTTTGCCGCCATAATTAAGGCTGTCATACCACCTTTACTTCTCATGTTTATATTTTTAACTTTTGGTAACAAGAGTTCAAGAAACTTTAGCTCATTTTTTGCAGCAGCATATACAAAAGGAGTCGTTCCTGAGGCGACAGGTAAATCTGGGTTTGCTTCATGTTCTACCAAGAGAGTACATACATCATATAAATCTTTACTTAATGCCCAAAAGAGTGCTGTATATCCATTTTGTCCTTGAATATTAGGATTGGCCCCTAAGTTTAATGCCTTTGATATAACTTTATAAGCAGCAGCTTCTTGTGTAGCGTTTAACCCGGGATTACTTGTGATATGTGTTAATATTGTCTGGCTAGCTTTATCTTGATCATTAACATCTAATCCTACTTCAGTAATTAAAAAATCAAGACATCTTACTGCTTTGTGATCTATAGCTACAAATAGTAAATTTCTACCTTGTATATTTCGTTCATTTAATACAACTTCTTCTGCATGTAACCTATGGAAATAAGCTAAGTTGTCGTAAGCTAACGCTATATCTAAATATTTATCTTTTTCATTTATATTTATAGACAGAGGAATATCCCCTCTATCAAATAGATAATTTATAATCTTTTCATTATTGTTTCTAAAATAATAAAAAATTGTATCTTTATCATTCTTATCTATCTCAAAGAGGTCAGCCCCTTTATCAAGTAACATTTTCAAGATCTTTACATTATCATTGTTACACAAATATTTTAAAGGTGTATCTCCTAGTTTATTTTGATGATTTACATCTGCCCCATATTCTAATAAAATCTTAACAAGTTCTACATTCTCAAACAGTACGGCATAAGACAAAGAAGAACTATGCATACTTTCAATATTTGCCAAATCATAGTCTGAATCATCTTCTTCAATCAAGATTGATTTAATTAATGAAAACTCGTCTATATCATTGATTGCTAATTTTTTTGATTCTATCTCTTCAACACTATCATGATCTTTTTCTACTGCATTTACATCTGCCCCATTTTCAAGTAAAATCTTACATGTCTCATAAGCAGCACTTTTATTCTGATTTTGGGCTGCTTTGAGTAAAGGAGTGTACCCATTGTTGATAATATTAACATCTATTCCTTCTTCAAGAAACCTTTTGACTAATATTGTATTTCCATTTTCTGCTGCAAGTATCAAAGGTGACCAATTCTTTGGATTATTCATATTAACTTTAGCACCCGCATCAATAAGGTATTCAACAACAGATGTTTGGTTTAAGTGTGTTGCATGCACTATTGGATAAGTATTTGCCATATTAGTAACATTAAATGTCTCAATCGACTCTCCAATATACTGTATAACTTTCATTGATGCACAAACAACAGCATGAGTTAAGATGTCTGCATTAAACCAGTGCACTTTTGTTAAACTTTCACTTGATTCTGAAAAATATTTAATATAATTAACAGCATCTAATCGAGCAGCGACTATGAGTGAAAATGACATAAAACTCACTTTATTAATCTTTTCTAATTCACTTTTCAACTCTCCATATTTTTTATTATATTTAGAGAACAAGCCTTCACTATTTAAAGATTCAAAAATTGACACATATACCTCCATCATTTCAAATTGATCAATACTTTTTAATATATTATCTGTGAAAAATAAAAAAAGCTTCTCATATTGTTTTGACCCAAGCAACGCATACAGATATACTAGATATCCTCTCTGTGTTTTAGAGGATGAAAAAAGATTTGCAATATCACCGTTCAAGCTAACAGCATCTAATCTATAGTAGTCAAAAATATATCTCTTAAACTGTTCATCTTTAATGAAATATATAATTAACCCATTATTCTCTGTCTTTGATACAAAAGGAGATACTGCATTCAATAGCATTGTCCATACAGATGACGGTATTTGTTCATCTGCGAGTTCATGGAATTCATTTTTAATAGATAAATACACCTCTTTATTTTTTCGTAAAAGAGTGTTTAATTCCAATTCACTAAGACCATTATTACTGCTGCTTATATATCCTATAAAATTAGCAATGAGCTCTTGAGAGAAGTATTTCAGATAATGTTCATCATAATAGCTATGAACCTCTTCAAGTGTAGTAAAAAATCTATCTGTTTGAAGTACATGATCAAAAGGGGTAGTTCTATGTAAAAAAATCAAAGAGTTAAAGATAGTTAAGTTTTGGAAATCAACTTGAGAGACAAGAGCATCAGCCTGTTCTCTTTGAAGCACTCTATTTTCACTAGAGAGTGTCAGATTAATATATTGGACTGGATCAAACTGTTCCTCTAATGAAATATTATCAACAAATATATCTGCCCACGGTTTAATCGTAATTAACTGCTTATATTGCACAAATGAATTTGTTGAAATAATAAACCTTATATTATTATATTTTGTATTTATATTATCTACCAGTAAAAAAACTTCTTGAAAACCATCTACATAATTTAATCCATCAATAATAACTGTTTTATTATCATTTTCATTTAGGCAATCAAGTTCATACATAACAAATTTTTCAAGGTAAGAAAGATTAGCTAATAGAGGGCTACTCTCAATACTTGCAATTATTATATTTTGGGTATTGCTATAAAAATTGTAAAGGATTGAAGATTTACCAACTCCTTTTTTTCCATATAAAATAAATGGTGTACTATTTTTTTCTGTATGAGAGTGAATTTTTTCAAGAAAATCTAATTCATGTTTTCTTGCCATAAAGAATTTATATCTATTTTGAAAATAGTAATTTTGCTCATGCTTAATACGTTCAAATTCTGGCATCTCTGCTTGTCCAATCTGTTCTTTAATTGCATTTAGAAAATGTTCTGTTATGTCTTTTGAGAAAGTAGCTAAATAGTTTTGATCAAGTGTATCGTTTTTACAATATGTTGTCTTAAGTTCTATAATATTTTCATCATCAATACTCCTGCGTAAAGCATCTTTGAAAGTATCGCTATTCAAATGATTTTCATCTACATAGCTTTTACTTGAATCATCAAAGTTTGAAATAGTACGTATAAAAGCATATACATGTTTTTTATCGACAATTTGTTGATTCTGACATAATTCTGAAACTAAACGCTCCCCTTCTTTATAACTACATATCCCTTCTCTAACCTCATGTTCTGTTGCTGAAAGAAAATACTTCTCATCTTTATTTAGAATTTTAAGTGTTGTCACAGCCTTTTGTAATATTTCTCGTAAGGCTATCTCTTCAGCTTCCCAATTCTCATAAATAGTATACTCACCTACCCTTTTTGTAAGTATATAAGCACCGATAGAAGATTCTTTTTTACTATCAACTATCTGATTTGCATCAAATGAATACCATTGTGTAAGAAGTTGAAGCTCTGATATTTTACGACTTTCTTTTTGCTCTTCATGAAATGATGTAGGTGTACTCACATCAGCATAAACTTTATAGCTTCTATAATTTAATTCCACAGAGTCTTGATTAGATTCAATATATGTTATTATACTTTCATACTCTTCTTTTGCTATAGCATATGGTAAAGGAATCCAACCATATCTATCTCCTTGCATAATTAAAAAATTTGGATGAGGAAAAGCTTTACATTCTTTGACTTCATGAAGACATATATCTAAAGCTTTTTGATCAAGTTGGGCTTCGTTATTTACCCCCCAACGTAAATCAATAGGCTGAAACTGATAGCCATTGTCTAAACAATGTTTGTTTAAAACTGGGAATACAGTTTCATGTAGAATATGTCGTTCTTCTTGAAAGTCGCTAAATGTTGATGATATAAATAATCTAAATGTTTTTGATTTGTTCACAGTATGTAATCCTTTTATTCTTGTTTCTCATATTCTTATTCAAGATAGTTCTTGATATCCGTATTGTTTCTTTCTACCTCAAAGCTTCTGGAACATTTTCTTCATAGTATGCATCGATAATCTCTAACCTATCCTGTGCATTTGCAGTTTGAAACCATATTTCTGTAAGTGTGTCATTTCCATTTAAATCTGGATTTATTTGCACTAGTTTGCTTATAGACTCAAAGATGTCTAATGTTTCTTTAAACAATGGTTTAGACCTTATGATGTTCATTCTCTCTGCTAAAAACATTATAGGAGGTTCAAAACTAAATGAATCTATCTTTAAGGCATGAGAATATGCTTCATATTGTGTTTGCAATGCAAAAACCATTTTAGCCATACTTGCAAGATGACTTAATATTTCATCTTCCGTACTTTCAGCAGTCAAATTATCTATCTCTTTTAATATAGCTGCAGGTTCCGTATGTAACATGTCATAATCAAATTCCGTTGGCTGTGATTTAGCTAGTTCAGATTCAACATGTTCTACCCAATCCGGAGCCATATCATTTAATTTTTTCAACATCTCTTCTTCGAGAGTTCCAGCTTTATATTTATGGTAAAACTCTTCTAAGAATCCAAATAGTTCTTGTTCCATCATTTTTTCTTCCTTGTGTTTAGTTGCTTAGTATGCTGTGTAAGATTTATTATTTATAACAATATTTCAAAAGCCTAATGAGTCCTTCTCCACATTATAGTCATACTTTAATTCCAGTGTGTCTAGGGAAACTTGGACTTGTTCTAATGTTATTGCCATTTTTATTTTATAAATCTTAATTTACACACTTAAGTTATTGATGTTAATTAAATAATGTAAAATAACATAATTTGTATTTAATTTGTTACTAAATGTCTCTTATTGAATAGCATTTCTGATATTAAAGAAAATTATTATATATTAGATTTATGACAGGGTATGTCATTTTTAGTCTTTAAAGTACTTTACACAAAAGATATTATATTTTTTACTAGGATGTTTCTGATATTGATTTAATTCACCATAATCATTTTGATATGTCCAAAATAGCCCTGGCCTATAATAAGCTTCATAGTTAGTCCAGTATCGCTTTTTTGAAGATGGTATTCGCTGAGCTTTAACAAGTATTTCGGCTGTTGAAAAGTCTGGGAGCTTCATACCGATGCTTTTACATTTTTTAGTAGCATCAGTTAAGATGTACTTCCCATCGATTTGTTTTAGTTTAATTTTTTTTGCAGCTTCTCGTATATCTTTATATTTTTCTTCAACTAAAACTTTATCTATCAATATATCTTTGTCTTGCATACTTATCCAAAACTTTTCGCTTAAATAGCCTTTTTTAGATAACTCTATTTGATACATTCCTGGATAAAGTAATATTCCATCATGATATTTTGGTTTTATATTCATTATTTTAATTTTTGCGTTATCTTGTTTTACATTGATTTTCAAAGCATGGCTTTTTTTATCTAAGTATATTGGATCATCTGGCAAAAATTCGCTCCTAAGTACCCATTTCTCACCATGATAATTAACTGTATACTTTGAACCTGTATTTTGCCAAAAATATTTGCGATTAAACATATACTCCGGATGATATTGTGGTAGTGACTTGGCTAGTGGCAAGTGCGACCATTTATTTTTTTGAGTAGCCTCTAAAATATACTCTTTATTTTTTTCATATAAGACAACCCATGCATGCCCATCCTCTTTTTTACCTACTGGCGTTATCGTTCCAATAACAACTCGAGCATTATAACCCTGCCCTATAAGCCAATCTGCCAATAATATGGCATGATCTTCACAGTCTCCCCTTAAATTTCTACTAGCCTCTCGAGATGTTTGCCACACTTCCCTTTTACCATTATATGCATCTGTATCAAGTTGATACTTTATTCGAGTTCGCAAAAGTGACAGTGGTTCCCATACAGATTTTATATTTTTTGGATTATAGCCCACTAAATAGGCATTTGAATAATACAACCTTGCTGTACTTGATGGTGCAGCAATATTAAAATATTCTTCTCTAAAAGGTAGTATTTGTTCTATGTAAGTATTTTGTTGTTCTTGTTTTACGGAGAGTAATTTACCAATATTTAAAAGACTTCTGCTTTTTAGAACTTTTGTTTTACCACTCTTGGCTTTTTCATTATAGTTTCTATCTACGGACTCTTTATCTTTTGAAGATTTACCTTTAAACATAGGTTTCAAATTTTCTTTGTTTATTTCTTCATATTTGGTTTTTTCAAGAAGACTTTTATTAGATTCTTTTTTATTTTCATTCGCATCTTCTGCAGAGTTGCCATCATACCTATAGACTATAAAAATATACATAATGCTAAATATAATCAAGTTTAGAAATAAAATCCATGTACTCATTGCTTTGCCAGCATACTTATAGATACTTATAAGCAATAATAAACTTGCTATAAACATAACTGGAATCAGTTTAGCTAGTACTGGGTATTGATTATATAACTCAACAACTACATTATAAAGCATTAATATTTATCGTATTCCCATTCCAACAATTATGGCAATAAAAATCATAATGCTAGAAGCAAATATTGCAGCGGCGATATTACCTTTTTGAATCTCTGATTGTAAATCTATATTTTTCAATAAAACCTTATCAATTACTAGTAAAAAAATAACACTCGCGACCAATGTAACAAATGTTACACCTAAATTCATCCCTATAGCAAAGTATGTAGCCTCTATAAAATCTGTTTCCATTTTCTTCTCCTAATTTTTATGCTATCCATGAGTTATCATTAAGCACTAAACCTTTTTCAAGGCACTTTTCTTCCAGAGTTTGCATTGTACCCTTTTGAGGAATTCCTATAAACCATACATTGCCGTTAGACACTGCAACCTGAATTTTTTTACTATTTTGATTCTGATATAAAGCATCTTCGTCATAACGCTTAAGCCCTAACTTGCTTAAACATACAATATTTTGATTTGTTGAACCTTTAAGGTATGCTGTTTCTAAGTTTTGATTATAAGGTTCACAGACTACCGCATCTAATAGCTTCAATATAGAAGGAAATTCTTTTTGTAAGTAATCGTAAGAAAAGCCAGAATACACTAATATGTCAAAATCTTTTTCAAGAGTTTCTCTCCACTTAATTATCTTTTTGAGAAAGTCTTCAAGTGCTTTTGGTTGTTCAAAAGGTTCTCCACCAGATATGGTAATGCCATCTAAGTTTTCATTTTCAAACTTCTTACACCAACTTAGTAACTCTTTTATTGGCATTAGTGAATCCAACTTATCTTCCCAGGTGTCTTTAGATATACATCCACTACATCCTATGGAACAACCCTGTGTCCAGATGCCAAGTCTAGTTCCATATCCTAAAACCGTTACTGGAAAGTGAGCTTTATTTATGGCTATCATGAAACACTTATTTTAATACTATAAACATTATCACTCATGGTAATAGCATCAACTATTATTGTTTGGTCTTTAAAAGACTCTAACTCAAATAGTTTCCTTGCCAGAGGATTTACCAATGAACTTTCTAATTTACTTCCGATACCTCTACCACCATTTTTTAAATCACTAGTTGAGATAGCTATTAAAGTATTTCGAGCTCCTTCAGACAACTCTAGTTTAGCTCTATGCTCATCTTTTACTCTTCTTTTAATATTGTTAACCATTATCTCGAAGATTTCAATTGCAACATCTTTTTGAATAAAATTAAAAACTACAATATTATCACCCAATCGGTTAAGAATCTCAGGACGGCGTAGTTCATTCGTGAAATGCTCTTCAATTCCCTTAAGTACATTTTCTCTCACTTCTTCATATGTGTTCTGTGGATGAACCAACTGCTCAGTCGTGCCATCTCTATGACGTTTTGATATCCCCAAGTTAGAGGTAAAAACTATAATACTTTCAGAGAAAAACACAGTATCTCCAAGCCCATCTGTAATCCTTCCATCTTCTAAAATTTGAAGGAACTTATCTAAAATCTTGGGATGTGCTTTTTCAATCTCATCAAATAATATAAGACTAAAAGGCTTAGAACGAACAGCTTTAGTTAGTTCACCTCCACTCTCATAACCAACATAACCAGGAGGTGCGCCTATTAGTCTTGCCTCTGAGTGCTCAGATGCAAATTCACTCATATCAAAACGAATGTATGCATCCTGCGAACCAAATATACTTTGTGTAAGAGATTTTGCTAACTCAGTTTTACCTACTCCAGTTGGCCCAGCAAGGAATAAAACACCCCTTGGGCGTGATCCAGATGAAGATGTTTGCGCTCCAGTTAGACCCATTATAGATCTTTTTAATATATCTAATGAAAGTTCAATAGCGGCGGGCTGTCCTTTAACTCTAGATGAGATTCTTTCTTTGGCGTTATCGACTCTTTCTTTTAAGCCATTAGCTCTCCATGGACTATTTACATCTTGATTCCCAGTTTTATATCCACGAGCAGCATCATCTAAATCATCCATCCCTATTTTTTGATCCCTAACAAGAGTCATGATATCAATCATGTCCTGGAGTTTAAGGCCCTCACTTAGGCCTGCAAATATATTTACATACTGCGAGTGATTATCTTTATAATTTTCATAATTATGTATATGTTTGATATATAAGTCTGCAACAATACTTCTAGATTCATGGGATGGCTTTTCTACTTCCTGAAAAACTATACGATTATTTCCTGCACCATACCATACAGGTATATCAAATCTATTTTGAACACACCAAATAACTGGGTTGTAAAGTTTGTTAGCGAGCTCCTCATTTTTTATTCTTCGAGCATCTCTAGCTAGTTGATCACAGCTACGAAAAAAGTTATACTCTTCTTCACTTAGTGAGTCTACACTTCTTGAGATTCTTGAAGCATATTCAATTAAAATAGCAACTCTATGTTTTGTATATGTACCATACCCATCGTCTTCTTGCAATACGATTTGTTTTATATAACTTGCAAACTCTTGTAAAGAGGGTTTACTACCTGATGTTAGCTCAAGTCCATCTGCAACTTCTAACTTCTCGTCTTTTTTTAAATATTTACCATCGATTAAAATTGATATGCCATTAACTGGGTTATACTTAACTATGCACTCGTACTTTTCATTTTCCAACATATTCCATAGGATAGCATCCATGTGTAGTACTTTTGCTACATTATCTTCTTCATATATATGTTGATCGTCTACATTTCCACTCAAAATAAACTGTTGACGAATTGGTAAAAGTCTTTTTATTTCTTTAGCATACTTTACAGTCCTACTCATCATCAATCCTTTTTTCTTTTCTCTTTTTTCTTTCTATCGTTGTCTCAGCATCAGATTTTTGAGTTCTTTCTATTATTACTCTGTCTTTTGTGACTGTGTGCACCGGTATCTCACCTGCTCTAAGATGATTAGTTACTTCTATCGATATTCCTTTAGAGCCTAAACTATGCTGTAGATGTGTAAAATCTCCGCACCAATCATCTTCAGTCTTTTGATCATCAGAACGACTGTGCATAGTATCACCAGTGTAGACCATATGAAAGTTCATGCTTTCATCTTTAGGCTCTATACGCATCTCGACATAATAGTTATCAGCCCATGTTGAATCTCTAAAATGTGTCACCCCACCCTCTACAAATAGTGTTTCAGAAATAGTTCCAACTTCATAATCCATCTCTTTTAATGATTCGGTTATTATACTTGCAACTTTTGCTTCATCAACTTTTTTTCTTTGTATTTCTTCTTGTTTTATCTGCTCTTTTATTTCTTTAGCCTCTTGAGCTATTCTAGAGTGAACTTGAGTAGCAATTTCCTCCATACTATCGAGAGAAAATGCCTGATTAAACTCATTTAACAGGGATTCCATGGATTCACTTATAGTTCCATGTTCATTTATATGTTGAGTTATATCACTTAGAAGTTTTTCACGATATTCCCGTAACTCCTGAAAATTATCGCTAATAGCTAAATCACTCTCTGACTTATCCTCTTCTAAGTATTCTTCAGGAATTTTTTCAATCTCTCCTTTTACAAAACCTTGTTCCATCTTTGTTTTTCTATCAGTAGCTTTTTGTTCTCTCTCTTTTAATTTCTTAGCTCTTTGTTCTAGATATAAATCTTCTTGTTTTTTTAATTCTAATAAGTACTGTTGCTCATTCCCTTTTAAAGTTTCTATCTGCTCTTCAACCTGCTTATCTCTTTTCCTGTCTTCCACTAAAGCTTCAACAGCAATATAGTAGTTTGCACTTTTTGGTCCACTCATAATTCAACACCCTTTAAACTAATTTCTATTACTAAATCTTTTGCTAGTTTTAATGTGCTCTCTTGAGTTAATTCTACTTTTTGATTTGGTATTATTCTTTGGGAATTCACAAAAGTTCCGTTTGTGGACTCTAAATCTACTATGTATAACTTACCATCGTCCACACTGATTTGTGCATGATTTCTAGATATGTTTTTAAAGTTTTTTTCCAACTCTTTTGTCATATCTTGTGGAGCAGGTTTAATTCTTCCTATCCATAGATAATCGGCTATTTTATACTCCCCCCAAGGAAATTGTAAACTCCACTCCCCAGTTGAAATCTCATTTATCTTAACATACTCTCTACAGTCTAAACAGTAGTTACCATGAAGATTACTGTGTGCACACTCCTCTTGAATAACGTCCACTGGCTCTTGTGGTTGCTCTTGAGTTACTTCCACTTCACTTTCTTCTATTGGGTCAACCCCGACTAGATCTGTGCCACACTCGTCACATTCTGCATAGCTCTCAGGATTAATATGTAAACAGGTAGGGCATTCCTTTACCATTTTCATATTTATGCCTTCTTCTCGTAGATTTTGTTATGAGAATCTTCAAGAATGTCTTCAAAAATATCTGTAATCTCAGTCCTACTTAATTCTATCCTTAGTCTTTCTAAATCTTCGATTGAATTATTTCCTTCTGCCATCTCTATCTCTTTTTGAATAATATCATTTGCTTTATTGCTAATTCCAACTATTTTATTAATATTTAATTTTCTTCTTGCATCTAGGTAAGCATTATATTCTGAATATGGAAGAAACATTTTTGTAACAACGGGAAAAACTTCAAACATTATAAAAAATAGCATTAAAAACATTCCAAAGGTAGCAGCCTCTTCATGCTCTTTTTTGATCTCTTCAAGAGCTATAAACTGTGTGAGTAAATCATTTGATTTTTTATTAGTTGCTATCTCTTTTGCTAAAGTCTCAAGTCTACCTAGTTCTGTTTTCATCTCTTCTCTAATACTCTTTTCTATGCCAACTTTTTTAGCTTCAAGTTCTTTAACTTTCATTTCTATCTTTTCATCTAAGGCAATTCTTTTAAGCTCAATTTTAATTGCTTTAGGACCACACTCTCCACGACCACACTCTTTTATATACTCTTGTTGATAGCCTTTAGATGTTTTTCTATCTGCTTCAATATCTATTAATAACAAATTTATTGCATTATTTCTTTTAGTGTCAAGTTTTTTTTCTGTTTCTCTGATCTCTCTGATTTTATGCGCGTTTTCTTGTTCACTCATTTTACTAATTCTTGATTTTATCTGATCTTCTTGAACTTTCAATTCTAAAGGAAAAGCTATAATGATACCGATGATGACTGAAAACACCAACCTAGGAATATATGGTCCTTTACTCTTTATTTTCTCCCACACTTTTCCTAATGCTGTAGTCGCCTTACTTGTACTTGGTGCGACTACAACAGAAACAACTTCACGGTCAAAGACCACAATTGCAAAAGCGTAAAAAAAGCTCAAAGCAC encodes the following:
- a CDS encoding AAA family ATPase, which encodes MSRTVKYAKEIKRLLPIRQQFILSGNVDDQHIYEEDNVAKVLHMDAILWNMLENEKYECIVKYNPVNGISILIDGKYLKKDEKLEVADGLELTSGSKPSLQEFASYIKQIVLQEDDGYGTYTKHRVAILIEYASRISRSVDSLSEEEYNFFRSCDQLARDARRIKNEELANKLYNPVIWCVQNRFDIPVWYGAGNNRIVFQEVEKPSHESRSIVADLYIKHIHNYENYKDNHSQYVNIFAGLSEGLKLQDMIDIMTLVRDQKIGMDDLDDAARGYKTGNQDVNSPWRANGLKERVDNAKERISSRVKGQPAAIELSLDILKRSIMGLTGAQTSSSGSRPRGVLFLAGPTGVGKTELAKSLTQSIFGSQDAYIRFDMSEFASEHSEARLIGAPPGYVGYESGGELTKAVRSKPFSLILFDEIEKAHPKILDKFLQILEDGRITDGLGDTVFFSESIIVFTSNLGISKRHRDGTTEQLVHPQNTYEEVRENVLKGIEEHFTNELRRPEILNRLGDNIVVFNFIQKDVAIEIFEIMVNNIKRRVKDEHRAKLELSEGARNTLIAISTSDLKNGGRGIGSKLESSLVNPLARKLFELESFKDQTIIVDAITMSDNVYSIKISVS
- a CDS encoding FHA domain-containing protein; amino-acid sequence: MKMVKECPTCLHINPESYAECDECGTDLVGVDPIEESEVEVTQEQPQEPVDVIQEECAHSNLHGNYCLDCREYVKINEISTGEWSLQFPWGEYKIADYLWIGRIKPAPQDMTKELEKNFKNISRNHAQISVDDGKLYIVDLESTNGTFVNSQRIIPNQKVELTQESTLKLAKDLVIEISLKGVEL
- a CDS encoding DUF4407 domain-containing protein, coding for MNEKNKNGNLVSRFFYFLSKTDTHALQFCTAETRSVQSSIGVIVLITGIMAMISMFFALQSVFFENATTQELFIAGALSFFYAFAIVVFDREVVSVVVAPSTSKATTALGKVWEKIKSKGPYIPRLVFSVIIGIIIAFPLELKVQEDQIKSRISKMSEQENAHKIREIRETEKKLDTKRNNAINLLLIDIEADRKTSKGYQQEYIKECGRGECGPKAIKIELKRIALDEKIEMKVKELEAKKVGIEKSIREEMKTELGRLETLAKEIATNKKSNDLLTQFIALEEIKKEHEEAATFGMFLMLFFIMFEVFPVVTKMFLPYSEYNAYLDARRKLNINKIVGISNKANDIIQKEIEMAEGNNSIEDLERLRIELSRTEITDIFEDILEDSHNKIYEKKA